Proteins found in one Candidatus Omnitrophota bacterium genomic segment:
- a CDS encoding HEAT repeat domain-containing protein yields MNTIKNHRFFKIICFALVITFISLDISYAYPAEHTAQNSTLATPSVFQTQPITTHAEAFQRSMLADGNLLGTVCSIGKFLLEDGIKLRHLARVLGEELGDAAKYVDLSRVSVTIMYDGRLVKLDPSLSVDTPQSAVVLIPYNKDGKNGIIEIALKNNPFIDKLAGYQWVVSDKYVIKDLPADYKEPALRPAPEVKTEAPVQPTISGPIARVEAPTTEAEKSKGILTRVFSIRAITTFTLAIILLFTQTALAASGDSTNLFSSSNMFRLVTGIAVLITVYHFAKKRLMLAKAQAIINEIGTLVSMRTEFSKVYVVDNPGQALFSIGTKSGEMPDMWNSALFINASIIRQMRFIWLWDNHNDLIRQIMSVDLYQRAVSVNESESIDSSLKTQGYAGRDDPNAKNAYFSEINKRAYSKVGPRGVALEAWFYQIYSDPLYAIKHANRDWIASEVGIYLAKRYLWMNNRQIKEVIKEIFKINEYFFNPKKSKSITFKSINPFAAIFGIAALNSTFSVVKDFIFAITKDNVIDAAMIGTTLVLSISVWRSDFPVSWHLFWARFTKISNAHINALIKMDRMAVPDLIKNVLGSKNRGTRWLALYILGEIGPVTPEVIPAFVKALGDSDSGIRALAADLIIEADDIRLSFMRDYLKMVRYAKDEGDRYYEVLNREEINYIVECLNNNMAIKGQYISHVLSNGSLAKLIINMNAPVVPTAKGTEQKLGAAELKSKWSEKMKSADEIGIKVNIGQLDEITATKKEINGIEYFESNTHNMKVSGDNRWHREDAVVCSFDAAEFNFTKLYEDVKPRHLIDEIKLENDDWYIGMDYMPILKYHMIIAPKQARQQLATPKDMADMQQFLAQMGDEKATLLHNSLLAGAGINSLHYHLFFYDFPIFKEGFPIYRGTEKFNTKTFTGKNCAQEAGAYLEELQGANQPYNLVMRYEKIIIIPRPRDIEFGYGADALAGVVFYGNDRSLEAATWYKPELMQVSNAAQLFEIVESSLNSRMAQFIKAGNNLINLANTRMALEGRPSIGNLDQRMTTAGIIQKVEWAIESLDKEGIAPEIKSAVESLKKNLTQFEADSTVGSLIVLARRAKREDQKLIIGLETDWIPGMNIKDSCQKQAIFALMKEIDSIGDALKSMRLDNVEIIRGSGKELADTLLDKAGKTRTNLHNVVVMASSDTINSENFAKLRNVDDNDRPFLAGIDPKDLIKFYSEYGESTSNQLYVKLTQLLYMTLELASGKEPMYTPIIDSYDRKMRIVIFMPRAEAKDYEALKNTYAAEKTALMAA; encoded by the coding sequence ATGAATACAATAAAGAACCACAGATTTTTTAAAATAATATGTTTTGCTCTAGTCATTACGTTTATCTCACTCGACATATCATATGCTTATCCCGCTGAACACACAGCGCAGAATTCCACACTTGCTACCCCATCGGTATTTCAAACGCAGCCTATTACTACACATGCTGAAGCATTTCAAAGGTCGATGCTTGCGGACGGCAATCTTTTAGGTACAGTTTGCAGTATAGGTAAGTTTCTATTGGAAGACGGCATCAAACTTCGTCATCTTGCCAGAGTATTAGGCGAGGAACTGGGAGACGCCGCTAAGTATGTAGACCTGTCGCGAGTAAGCGTGACGATTATGTATGATGGCAGACTGGTAAAACTCGATCCATCATTATCGGTAGATACCCCCCAGAGCGCTGTCGTATTAATTCCATATAATAAAGACGGGAAGAATGGGATAATCGAGATTGCGTTAAAGAACAATCCGTTTATCGATAAGTTAGCCGGATATCAGTGGGTTGTGTCGGATAAGTACGTTATTAAGGACCTGCCTGCCGATTATAAAGAGCCTGCATTACGGCCCGCACCAGAAGTTAAAACGGAAGCGCCTGTTCAACCGACTATAAGCGGGCCTATAGCGCGGGTCGAGGCTCCGACTACTGAAGCAGAAAAGTCCAAAGGTATTCTGACGAGGGTATTCAGTATAAGGGCAATTACGACGTTTACATTAGCCATTATTCTGCTATTTACACAGACTGCGCTTGCCGCATCAGGTGACAGCACAAACCTCTTTTCTTCCAGCAACATGTTTCGACTAGTCACAGGAATAGCGGTCCTCATAACCGTTTACCATTTTGCTAAGAAACGGCTTATGTTGGCAAAGGCGCAAGCTATAATAAATGAAATTGGCACATTGGTATCCATGCGGACGGAATTTTCGAAAGTTTATGTTGTTGATAATCCAGGCCAGGCGCTATTTTCTATTGGGACCAAAAGCGGAGAAATGCCGGATATGTGGAATTCCGCACTATTTATCAACGCATCCATAATAAGACAGATGAGATTTATATGGCTTTGGGATAATCATAACGATTTGATTAGGCAGATAATGTCGGTAGATTTATATCAGAGAGCTGTGTCTGTAAATGAGAGTGAAAGCATAGATAGTAGTTTAAAAACACAAGGATATGCGGGCAGAGACGATCCAAATGCAAAAAACGCCTACTTTTCCGAAATAAATAAAAGAGCATATTCAAAAGTGGGCCCAAGAGGAGTTGCGTTGGAGGCTTGGTTTTACCAAATTTATTCAGATCCTTTATATGCCATAAAGCATGCAAACAGGGATTGGATTGCAAGCGAAGTTGGAATATATTTAGCCAAAAGATATTTATGGATGAACAATAGGCAGATCAAAGAAGTTATTAAAGAGATATTTAAAATAAACGAATATTTTTTCAATCCGAAAAAATCAAAAAGCATAACGTTTAAATCTATCAATCCATTCGCCGCCATATTCGGCATTGCAGCATTAAACTCGACATTCTCTGTAGTAAAAGATTTCATCTTCGCGATAACCAAAGATAATGTGATAGACGCCGCGATGATAGGCACGACGCTTGTGCTATCCATCTCTGTGTGGCGGTCAGATTTTCCTGTCAGCTGGCATTTGTTCTGGGCGAGATTCACCAAAATTAGTAACGCGCATATAAATGCGTTAATTAAAATGGACAGGATGGCTGTCCCCGATCTTATAAAAAATGTATTAGGGTCTAAAAATCGCGGTACCCGTTGGCTTGCACTGTACATCCTTGGCGAGATCGGTCCTGTAACGCCTGAAGTTATACCCGCCTTTGTAAAAGCATTAGGAGATAGTGATAGCGGCATTCGCGCTCTTGCCGCAGACTTAATTATTGAAGCAGACGATATCCGTCTTTCATTCATGCGCGATTATCTAAAGATGGTTAGATACGCGAAAGATGAAGGCGATAGATATTATGAAGTTCTAAACCGGGAAGAGATAAACTATATTGTCGAATGCCTTAATAATAACATGGCTATAAAAGGCCAATATATCTCCCATGTTCTCAGCAATGGTTCGTTGGCGAAATTGATTATAAATATGAACGCGCCGGTAGTTCCTACTGCGAAAGGGACAGAGCAAAAGTTGGGTGCAGCCGAACTAAAATCCAAATGGTCTGAAAAAATGAAGAGCGCGGACGAGATAGGGATAAAAGTTAACATAGGCCAGCTTGACGAAATAACTGCCACTAAAAAAGAAATTAACGGAATAGAATATTTTGAATCGAATACACATAATATGAAAGTTAGCGGTGATAATCGGTGGCATAGAGAAGATGCTGTAGTATGTTCTTTCGATGCAGCAGAATTTAATTTCACAAAACTATATGAAGATGTAAAACCGCGGCATTTAATAGACGAAATTAAATTGGAGAATGATGATTGGTATATCGGTATGGATTACATGCCGATATTGAAATATCATATGATCATCGCCCCGAAGCAGGCGCGCCAACAGCTGGCGACGCCGAAAGACATGGCCGATATGCAGCAGTTTTTGGCGCAAATGGGAGATGAAAAGGCCACGCTTCTGCATAATAGCTTATTGGCCGGAGCGGGCATAAATAGCTTACATTATCATTTATTCTTTTATGATTTTCCGATTTTTAAAGAAGGATTCCCGATTTATAGAGGGACAGAGAAATTTAACACAAAAACATTTACAGGAAAAAATTGCGCCCAAGAAGCAGGGGCATATTTAGAGGAGTTACAAGGCGCTAATCAGCCGTATAATTTGGTAATGAGATATGAAAAGATCATTATTATACCGCGCCCTCGCGATATAGAATTTGGATATGGAGCCGATGCGTTAGCAGGCGTTGTTTTCTATGGCAATGATCGATCGCTGGAAGCGGCAACCTGGTATAAGCCGGAACTGATGCAGGTTTCTAATGCCGCCCAGCTATTCGAAATAGTAGAATCCTCTCTGAACAGTAGAATGGCGCAGTTTATTAAGGCCGGGAATAACCTTATTAATTTGGCCAACACAAGAATGGCCTTGGAAGGCCGTCCCAGTATCGGTAATCTCGATCAAAGAATGACTACGGCCGGAATAATACAGAAGGTTGAGTGGGCTATTGAAAGTTTGGATAAGGAAGGCATTGCGCCGGAAATTAAATCCGCCGTCGAATCACTGAAGAAAAATCTCACCCAATTCGAAGCAGATAGCACGGTCGGGTCACTGATCGTTCTAGCCAGAAGAGCAAAAAGAGAGGATCAGAAGCTTATAATAGGCCTTGAGACAGACTGGATACCCGGCATGAACATAAAGGACAGTTGTCAAAAACAGGCAATATTCGCGCTTATGAAAGAGATAGACTCTATAGGTGATGCGTTAAAGTCCATGAGACTCGATAACGTAGAGATCATCCGCGGGAGCGGCAAAGAGCTGGCCGACACATTGCTGGATAAGGCAGGGAAGACGCGCACCAATCTGCATAACGTAGTAGTCATGGCCTCCAGCGACACTATAAACTCCGAGAACTTCGCTAAATTAAGGAACGTTGACGATAACGACAGGCCGTTCTTAGCCGGTATTGACCCTAAAGATCTCATTAAGTTTTACTCCGAATATGGCGAAAGCACCAGCAATCAGCTCTATGTGAAACTGACGCAACTGCTTTATATGACGCTTGAACTTGCGTCGGGGAAAGAACCTATGTATACGCCAATAATCGATTCTTATGACAGGAAGATGAGAATTGTTATATTCATGCCAAGAGCAGAGGCAAAAGATTATGAGGCGCTTAAGAACACTTATGCAGCTGAAAAGACTGCATTAATGGCAGCCTAA